The Paenibacillus sp. BIC5C1 DNA segment AAATATTGCAAACCTTTGCACCCAAGATCTGGTTTGCCCAAGGCGAAGTTTATTTTCCGTCCTCGGTAGAACATACCCTGCCGCATGTGGATCGGTATGTGAATCCAGGTTCAGGTTTATATGAATTCAAGACCAAAACGGAATTAAATCCATATACCCTGAAACTGCCGTATTTTACGGGCGATCTGGCTAATGCGCCGATCTACGCGTTTTGGGTGGAGAAGGAGTATAACAATGTCGATCTGGTATATTTCCAGTTCAGTCCCTATGATCTTGGGAAAACGGTGTTTGGCACGGAAGTGGGAGATCATGTCGGAGACTGGGAGCGGGTTACGGTCAGATTGGCCAAGTTCACCGATCAGAACAGTAACTATGTGAAGCCGGTTCAAGTTTACTATGGCGCGCATTCTTTCGGTACAACCTACTCCTGGGGTGAAGTGGACAAAGTAAACAATACACATCCTGTCGCTTATTCCGCGTTTGGTTCCCATGGGATGTGGAAAGATCCTGGCAATCATGTCTATCAGGAACTCGTCGTGACCCAGTTGATTGATGTGACCAATCAGGGAACGGCATGGGATACCTGGAACAATATCCAGGCCTTTCAGTATTATCCGAATACCCGAACAGGCAATGGTCTGGGAAATGCTTGGCCTTCATGGCTGGACAGGGATTACAGCAATCCGAACAGCTTGTCTGTCTATAGATTCGGAAATCCGTCCCAAGGCTCCTTCTTTGGTCAGCCTCTGCTTGCGGGAGGACCAACAGGACCGCAGGAAAAAGGCGCATTAACGAATGATGTTATTTTAGATTAGACGATGATTAACGAGGGGACTCGCTTTCACAATGAAGCGGGTCTCCATGCTTATTGTTCAAATAAACAGTATTAACTGTGAATCTAACAACGGAGGCTCAGACAACCATGACTAACCGTAAAAAAGTACATGTTGTTTTTAAAACTCACCTGGATATCGGATTTACACACTTGGCGGAAAACGTCGTAAAGCAGTACATGGAAGAGTATGTGCCCAAAGCTATCGCACTGTCCGCACAGTTGGAAGCAGAGGGAGGACGAGAGCAATTCATATGGACCACGGGTTCCTGGCTGATCCGTCATTATCTGAATCATGCGACCGAAGAGGGCAAACAGGCTATGGAACAGGCGATCCGCAAAGGTCATATCGTATGGCATGGATTACCGTTCACGACGCACACCGAGCTGATGGACCCCTCATTATTTCGCTACGGATTGTCCATCGGACTGGAGCTTGATAAACAATTTGGCAAAACGACCATAGCAGCAAAAATGACGGATGTACCCGGGCATACCCTTTCTATGGTGCCTCTGATGAATGAAGCGGGTATCCGGTATATGCATCTTGGGGTTAATCCAGCTTCCATGCGCCCGGATGTCCCTAAACTGTTCAGATGGCAGGCAGCGGATGGCAGTGAGATCATTGTCAATTATGCGGACACCTACGGTGAGGCAGTCGAAATTGAAGGTATCGATGATATCTTGTTGTTTGCCCATACGGGCGACAATTGCGGACCGCCAAGCGCAGAAGAGATTCGTGAACAATTCCAGCATATCCAGGAACGATACCCCGATGCAGAGATTATGGCTTCGTCTCTTGATGCATTTGCGGTGCACCTAGATCAGGTTCGGGACCAATTACCTGTTGTACGTGAAGAGCTCGGGGATACTTGGATTCACGGAGGTGGTACCGACCCGCTTAAAATAGCCCGATTCCGCCAGTTGCAGCGGTTAAGAGACAAGTGGTTGACGGAAGGCCGAATCGATCCGGCAAGCGCTGAATATAAAGGTATGAGTGATGCCATGCTGCTGGTTGTGGAGCATACGTGGGGACTTGATGTGAAGAAATGGCTTCCGGATTTCCGGAATTATGCCAAGCCTGACTTCAACCGGGCGCGGGAAATGAATGACGTGGATGTCGAGGATATTCCTGCCAAATTTCAATATATCGGTGCCTTCGCCATGGATGAGTTCGACAGTCATTCCAGCGGACTATTCTCTTCGGAGACGAGCCGTCGTACCTATTCGATGATAGAGAGCTCTTGGGCGGAACAGCGGAGATATTTGGACACGGCTGTGTCGTGCCTGAGTGAAGAGAAGCAGAAGGAAGCGCGTCAAGCTTTTGAACAACTAAATCCTGTTAAAAGTGTATCTTCCGGTACTGTATCTGCGGCAAGTCATCAAGTTTATAGCAGTGGCGGATACCAGTTGGCCTTCAATAACAATGGTGCACTGATTCAGCTGACAGGTGATAATGAAAAGAATTGGGTTGACGCGAAGCAACCGTTCGGAGTCTATGCCTACGAAACCTTCGGGACGGAGGATTACGACAGGTATTTCCGTACTTATATGCAGAACCTGCCTGTGACCCATCCTTGGGCTGATGCCGATTTCAGCAAACCAGGCTTTGAATTTGTGCGTCCGCTACCAAGCCATCAGGTGTACTTGCCAATCGTGACCGATATGCACAAGTCAGGCAATGCTAGTGGCGATACGTATTGGTTCCGGTTGTACATGCCAGCAGAAAGTTATGAATTGTACGGAGCACCCAAGGAACTGGAACTGGTATATACGTTTTCCCAGGCAGGAGTGGTAGAGGTTACCTTGCAATGGTTTGGCAAAGAAGCGAATCGTCTTCCAGAGGCCAGTTGGTTTGGATGCGGACTTAAGGTGGATAACCCCAATCTGTGGATGATGGACAAGCTTGGAGGACGAATCTCTCCGTTGAATGTTGTAAAAGACGGCAACCGCAATCTGCATGCTGTAGACAAGGGAGTATTCTATGATGGCACAGATGGCCAGGCCTCTATTGAAGCATTGGATTCCGCTTTGGTCGCACCTGGACAGAGAAGACTGCTGCAATTCGACAACTCGTTTGTCTCGCTTGAATCCGGATGGCAGTTTAATCTGCATAACAATATCTGGGGTACCAATTTCCCAATGTGGTACGGGGAGGATGCCAAATTCCGCTTTCGACTAAATACAGCTGCAAACCGCAAATAAGAGAAGTTGATGTAGAATTTTACCAAAAATTGATGATCGGATAATAATCCTAGTACAATTGGAACCTATACTTGGATTTGTGAGTGAGAGTGCTGTTGGAGCAGACTTGAATTGTTCGGAACTGTTCCTAAAATGAATTTGAAAAAACAGAATTTTTTTGTAAAATCCCTATTGCTTGAACGTAGTCATCCATGTATTATATACAAATAAAGCGTTTACATTTTCTTATATGTCAATTAAACCGGTTTAATTCTACGAGATGTTTTCCCGATTGAACACCTCTGTTGCATAAAAATTAAACCGGTTTAATTGTATCTACATATGTACATAAAGGGTTTATTTCGTTAGGGAGGTGAGCGCCAACCAGAGCATATTCAGGCAAGTTAATGGCAAATCCAAACGTGGAGGGGTTTAGCTTGAAAAGGAAAAGCAACTTGTTAATTGTTCTTGTCCTAATCACGACAATACTGGGGGGATGCTCTGCATCTTCGTCTAACAACGAAAATGAGGAATCGACAGTGAAAGAACCTGCTGTTACGGACAACAGTGCCAAAGAAGCCCCGATGCTGACAAAGCTTGTCGATGAAGGTAAATTGCCTGCCCTGGCTGAGCGGCTGCCAGCTTCCAAAGACATTATGGTTGAAGAGGTCGTCGAGGAAATCGGGCAATATGGTGGAGATTGGAACATGCCTTGGACTGGTGTTCCTGATAAGTGGGGAATAGGCCAACCGACAGAGGAAGCGCTGTTTCGTTTCAACAAGGAAGGAAACAAAGTTGAACCAAACGTAGCCAAGAGCTATGAAGTGAATGATGATTCCACCGTGTTCACCATCCATTTGCGAGAAGGCATGAAATGGTCCGACGGTGTTCCTTTCACAGCGAATGATGTTCTCTTTTATTGGGAGCATATGTTGACCAAAGAGACCTTTGGCAAAAAGATCTATGATGCTTATTACTCTGTTGACCCTGTTACCGGGGATAGAGCGTTGGCTGAAGTGAAGAAGGTGGATGACTACACGTTTACCGTAACTCACAAGTATCCAAGTGTGCTCTTCCTGGAACGTGTGGCCATTGATAACAAGTGGTTCTTCGCTCCTGCACACTTTCACAAAACCATCCTTCCTGAGTTCGTAGGGGATGCCAAAACATTGGAGATTACGAAGCAGTGGGGCTATGAAGATCCCAAAGTATTCTTGATGGAAACCGGGTATACGGACTGGCTGCATTACCAGATTCCTACACTCCGAGCATGGGTGCCAACCAATGATCCTAATGGCGATCAGTTTGTCATGGAGCGCAACCCGTACTACTGGAAAACAGACAAAGAAGGCAAACAGCTCCCGTATATTGACCGGATTGTAGCGACAAAGATTCAAGATCCGAGCCAAAAGGTACTTGGAACGCTTGCCGGTGATTACAACCTGGTGATCTTTGATTCCAAAGACTTCACGGTACTGAAAGAGAATGAGAAAAAAGGTGACTACCGGATTATCCCTTGGACACAACCAGCTTGGTCCAGCGCGGGAGTACAGTTAAACCAGACTACGGAAGATCCGAATCTCCGCAAACTTTTCCAGGACATTAAGTTCAGGGAAGCACTCTCCATTGGGGTAGATCGTAACCAGGTGTCTGAGATTGTCACCAGTGGACTGGGAGAACCGATTCAAGCTTCCGTACCCGAAGGCGTAATGGGCTTTCAGGAAGGGTGGGCCCAGCAGTGGGCGGAATACGATCCTGAACGCGCAAACCAAATTCTTGACGAGTTAGGCTTGAACAAGCGGGATAAAGACAACTTCCGTATGAACCCTGATGGTTCCGAGTTGACGCTCACGGTGATTGAGAGCACGACCGATACAGCACCATTCCTTGAATTGCTTAAGAAATACTACGAGGATATGGGGCTGCGAACGAACCTGAAAGTGGTTGACGGAGGCACACATTTTGATATGAAATATGCCAACAAAATTCCGATGACTACCGAGAATATTTCTGTCGTCAACGTAGCTTTCCGACCGGATACAATGGTTCCGCTCCGTGTTATAACACCATGGTTCGGCCATTACGGCCTATACAGCCAATCTGGCGGCAAGGAAGGTGTCAAGCCTGAAGGGGATGTCGCTAAAATCCTTGAGTATTGGGAAAAAGTGAAAGCAAGCAAGACACTGGATGAAATCAATCAGTATAGCAATGAGATCGTGAAACTGCACCAGAAGAATCAGTGGGTAATCGGATATGCGGGACCAACTCCGGTTCTGATTACAGCCTCGAATAAAATTCATAACATCCCTACGGATCTTATCTGGTCCGATGAGTATCGCTCGCTGGGTCAAGGCCATCCGGCACAATTTTTCATCAAGCAATAGCTGGTGAAGCATTCAGGTAAACAATAGTGAGGAGGGGCTTATCCTTGCTATTGTTTCCTTTTGTATCATTCACGCGGTGCAGAGGAGAGGAATAGATGTTTGAATACATTTTAAAACGAATCCTGTTGGCCATTCCTGTTGTTGTTGTGATCTCCTTTATCGTCTTCTACATTATTCAATTGCCACCTGGCGATTACGTATCCTCCTACTCGGCCAAGATGTCCGCTTCCGGCGATATCATGACCCAGGCTGAGATGGATGATATGCGGGCGAATCTGGGGCTCGATCGGCCAATCTATGAACAATATTTCGTTTGGGTAAAGAAAATCATTTTGCATGGCGACTTTGGTTTCTCGTTCAACTACAACAAACCGGTGATGGCGGTGATCCAGCAGTATATGGGACTGACTCTGGTCGTCTCGCTGGTGACAATGGCCTTCCATTATATAATTGCGATTCCGGTTGGGATCTACACGGCGGTAAAGCAGTATTCTGCGGGCGATTATTTCTTTTCCGGCCTGAGCTTTATCGGGATGGCAACGCCCAACTTTTTGTTAGCCATTATTCTCATGTTCTTTTCCTATAAGTGGTTCGGTAATCCATTGCTCGGCTTATTCTCCAACGAATACGTGAATGCGCCGTGGTCCATGGACAAGGTAAAAGACTTAATGCAGCATATGGTGATTCCGGTTATTGTAATCGGGCTTTCGGGAACTGCAGATCTGATTCGGATCATGCGCGGACAAATGCTCGACGAGTTGAACAAACCGAATGTCATTACAGCCCGTGCCAAAGGCTTATCAGAGATGCAAATCCTGTTCAAGTATCCGACACGTGCAGCCTTGAATCCTATTGTGAGTACCTTTGGCTGGTCACTGTCCTCCATCTTTACCGGCGCTACCATTACAGCAATCGTATTGAACCTGCCGATTCAAGGGCCAGTTATGCATAATGCATTGCTCGGTCAAGACATGTATCTTGCTGGAACCTTTTTATTGATCATGGCTTTGCTGACGGTTCTCGGAACACTGATTTCCGATATTTTGCTGGCTTGGCTTGATCCCAAAATACGTACAGAGTTCAGAGGATCCTAATGATGAGACCACTACCGTTATTTAAAGGTCAAAGGCCGGCAGCCCCTGTTACAGCAGCACCCAAAGATACTGTATACAGCTCGCAGTGGCGGCTGATATATCAGAAATTCAAGAAACATAAGTTGGCCCGGATCAGCATGTACATTCTTGGCGCATTTTACATCATCGCACTGTTCGCACAGTTTATCGCTCCGTATGGGCTGCAAAGCTATGACAGCAAATACGTGAATGCTCCGCCAATGGGACTGCGATTTGTCGATGCGGACGGCAAGTTTCACATCAAGCCGTTTGTATATGAATTGAAGAGCGAGCGTGACCCCGAAACATTGCGTAAAATGTTTGTCCCGGATACCGAAAAAAAGCATTTCTTCAAGTTCTTTGTGAAGGGAGAAGAATATAAGTTTCTTGGTCTGATCCCCATGTCGACGCATTTGTTCGCTGTAGATGAGCCAGGGCGGATATTCCTGCTGGGTACGGACGGTATGGGGCGTGACCTGTTCTCCCGGATCGTGCTGGGCAGTCAAATCTCACTAAGCATCCCGCTGGTCGGCGTAGGCATTAGCTTTATTCTGGGTTTGATTATTGGAGGCATCTCCGGTTATTTTGGCGGCTGGATTGATTCCATGATACAGCGCATCATCGAAATCATCCGTTCCTTTCCGACGCTGCCATTGTGGATGGCACTGTCTGCTGCAATTCCGCCACGTATTCCGGTCGTGACCATGTATTTATACATCGTGATCATCTTCGCTTTTATTGGCTGGACCGATCTGGCACGTGTGGTCAGAGGCAAGTTCATTTCGTTGAAGAATGAAGATTATGTAATCGCTGCAAAGATCGCTGGTGTAGGGGACGCAAAGATTATTGTCAAACATCTACTGCCAGGCTTCATGAGTTATTTGGTCGTAGCGACAACCCTGGCGATTCCAAGCATGATTCTGGGTGAGACGGCTATGAGCTTTCTCGGTCTTGGCGTACGTTCGCCGGCAACCAGTTGGGGTGTGCTGCTTCAGGAGGCGCAAAAAATTGAAAATGTGGCCCTTTATCCATGGAAGCTCATTCCGCTCGCTTTTGTCATTCTGACTGTATTGACCTATAACTTCATCGGCGATGGCTTGCGCGACGCGGCTGATCCGTACAAAAAATAATTGTCCAAATACTAGGCAAGCGAGGGGATAGCATGGCAACTCAAGCTGTTGATAAGGAGCAACCTTTACTGTCCGTTCAAGACCTGAAGATTCGGATTCAGATGGAAAATGGCGTCATGAATGCCGTGGATGGAGTCGACTTCAATATATACAAAGGCAAAACCCTTGGGCTTGTGGGGGAATCGGGCTGCGGCAAAAGCCTGACAAGTCGGTCGATTATCAGCATCAATCCCAAGGAATGTGAAACGAGTGGAACAATCACTTACAATTCCGACTCGGAATCGAATCTCCATGGTCTGAATCTTTTGTCTCTTAAGCCGACAGGCAAGCAGATCCGCTCTATCCGTGGCCGCAAAATCTCGATGATCTTTCAGGAGCCGATGACGGCCTTCTCACCGATGTATACCATCGGGAATCAAATCATGGAAGCGATCCGAATTCATCAGACGAGGAATAAGAAAGAGGCCAAAAAAATCGCGTTAGAGATGCTAAGCAAAGTCGGGATTTCCGATCAGGCCAAGCGTTTCGATCAATATCCGCATGAATTCTCGGGAGGTATGCGTCAGCGGGCGATGATCTCCATGGCATTGTCCTGTAACCCCGAAATTCTGATTGCGGATGAGCCTACGACAGCGCTCGATGTGACCATTCAGGCTCAGGTATTGGAACTTATGAAAAGCCTGCAGGCGGAGTTTGGCATGGCCATTCTGCTGGTGACCCATGATCTGGGTATTATTGCGGAGATGTGTGATGAGGTTGCGGTGATGTACCTTGGAAGAATTGTTGAGCAGGCACCGATGAGGGAAATCTTCAACAATCCGAAACATCCCTACACGAAAGGGTTACTTAAATCAATGCCCAGGCTGGGAGGGAATAAAAGTAAACGGCTGGATTCCATCGAAGGTTCTGTTCCGATGCCGGTCAACATGCCTCCGATGTGCGGATTCTATGATCGCTGCAAGGACAGGATTGAAGGTGTATGTAATCAACAAGCTGTACCGAAAACCGCGATTTCCGACCAGCATATGGTCAGATGTTTCTTGTACGCGGACCAGAGAGAAGGAGAAGCATAATGACCAAACCCATTCTTGAAGTCCTCAAACTAAACAAAAGCTTTCAAGTCAAATCCAAAAAAGCCCTGTTCAAAAAGCCAAAACCCATTCATATTCTAAACGAAATTTCATTTGAACTCCTTGAAGGGGAGACGCTCAGTATTGTCGGGGAATCCGGGTGTGGAAAAACGACGCTCGGACGCTGTATCGTTAGAGGTGTGGATGCTTCTTCAGGCAGTGTAGTCTATCATGCGGAAGATGGAAAAGAAGTGAATTACCTAAACTTGAAGGGCAAAGAGATCAAAGCATATCGCAAGGATATCCAGATGATTTTTCAGGACCCGTATTCCTCACTCAGCCCCCGGATGAGCGTATTCGATATTATCGCCGAGCCGCTGATTGCGAACTTTAAGCTGAGCAGGACTGAAGTGGAGACGAAGGTGATGGAAATTGCCGAGAAAACAGGTCTGAATGTGAGTTATCTGAAACGTTACCCACATGCATTTTCGGGAGGACAGCGGCAGCGGATAGCCATTGCGCGTGCGCTGATTACACAACCCAGACTGATTGTCTGTGATGAAGCGGTCTCCGCGCTGGATGTATCGATTCAGGCTCAGATTATCAATCTGCTCAAAGATTTGCAGGAGCAATTCAAGATCACATATATCTTCATCTCGCATGATCTTTCCATCGTACAGAACATTTCCGACCGAGTGGCGGTTATGCATCTGGGCAGAATTGTGGAACTGGCGACAACGGAATCATTGTTCTCGAATCCTCAGCATCCCTATACGGAGGCGCTAATGTCAGCTGTGCCCCAACCGAATCCGGATTATAAAAAAGAACGAATTATACTGGAGGGGGAAGTACCGAATCCGGCCAATCCGCCAAGTGGCTGTCATTTTCATCCCAGATGCTCGTATAAGACGGATAAATGCATCCAGCACGTTCCTGAACTCCGTGAAGTAGGATATAATCATTTTGCTGCCTGTCATTATGCAGAGCAGCTTCAGCTTCGCGGCGTTCCGATCGAGACTGAGGATGAAGTGCAGTCCAGGACATCCTAACCAGCGACATGTACCTGACGATACCATCAGTCATCTTTGAACTCGCGAGGACGAAATCGAACTAGTGTTGAGGAGAGGTTGTTCCTAATGGCAAAGATTGATGATGTAGCCCGTCTGGCGGGTGTATCCAAGGGAACGGTATCTAACGTATTCAGCCAGAAAAGGCCGACGAGCAAAAAGGTAACCGAGAAAGTGCTGCAAATTTCGAAGGAATTGAATTACGTGCCGAATCATATTGCTAGAAGCTTGGTCACCAAGAAAACAATGGCGATCGGGCTTACGATTCCGCACGGAAAATTCTTTTTCAGCGTGTTCCATAATCAGTTTATCAATGGTGTTATTCTGGAAGCTTCCAATTACGGATATCGGGTGCTTCTGGACATGATTGCTGCCGAAGAGGTGAAGACACCTTCACTTGCGAGCTATCCTATTGACGGTGCCATTGTGCTGGGACCTACAGAAGAGGATGACCGGATCAATCTGCTGTATCAGCATGACATTCCGTTTGTCACGATTGGTAAAATCATTAACAAGGGACTTCAGGGTGTATCTACCGTCAACAATGATAATAAACAGGTCATGCGCGATATTTGCGATTATTTGCTTGGACTGGGTCATCGGAACATCATGTTCCTGAACGCCGGGGAGCAGATGACTGTTTCCATTGAACGGTCGGAAGAGTTCGTCCGTGTGCTGCAGGAGCATGGTGTGATGATCCAGCCTGGAATGATTCATTATAAACCGGGTATTCATTCAGACAAGTATATTAAATATGGCTATGACGAGACCCTTCACAATGTGAAGAATCCCATGGGAAGGGTTACGGCTATTATTGCAGACGACGACCGTACTGCATTTAGCGCCCTTAATGCCATCAACGACGCAGGTCTTCGTGTGCCGGAAGATATCTCATTATTTGTAATCTGTGGTGATCAGTCCATGATGCATCAGGTAAGGCCTTCTTTGACGGGAATGGATCTGCAACCATCTGAGCTGGGTGTTCAGTCGGTAAGGCTGCTTATGCATAAGCTCGGTATTCTGGAGGGATCGTACGAGAATAACAGGATCGTGCTTAGCAAAATAATAGAAAGAAACTCTTGTGCCTCGATCAAGAATTAGCAAGAATGAGTTTCGGATGTCGTGAGGTTAAATATGATAACGTTTACATCCTGGGTGGGCAACTCTGTACCTTTTGAGTATTATGTTCGAATTCTAATCAGTGCTGTGCTCGGGCTGTTAATCGGATTTGATCGGACCCATAAGAACAAACCGGCAGGCGTAAAGACGTATACATTTGTCACGGTCGCTTCTGCACTCATTACAATCGTATCCATTGAGAGTGTTGAAGTGTACGGACAACTGCACAACCGAACGATGATGGACCCGATGCGTCTGGCGGCTCAGATTGTTTCGGGCCTTGGTTTTCTCGGAGCAGGACTCATTATGAAGGCCGGATTTGAAGTGAAAGGTTTGACATCGGCAGCAATGATCCTATTTGCAGGTGGAGTCGGTATTGGTACGGGCGCTGGTTTCTACGGAATTGTGACCTTTTCGATGGCGGTGGCTTTCTTTTTCATCCGGGTTGGGGGTTGGATTGAGAAGTGGGAGCACAAGAAGCTGGTGGCAAAGGAAGAAAAGAAGGACTTGAGTGCTTAAATGTTTGAGTATTTTCTGCAAACGAATAAGCGTATTCGATGGAAAGCTTTGAATACGCTTATTTATTAAAGTAGTGAAGAATGCATAGTTATCCCTATCCTCATTAAAACACTAATTTATAAATTACATACCCTATTACCAATAATATAATGAGGATTCCAGTTCCTTTCCATCCCAAACCGCCAACTAAATCTGCGAAGCTTCCAAATTGAGCACGATTTATCCCATCACCAAACGTACCCATGGGGTTTCCCTTTAATTCTTCTTGTCTCAAACGTTCTCTTTTTTCTTCAGGTGTTTCTTCTCGAAAATCCATGTAACCACTCCCTGAGATTTGATTTTTTTTAGTAAACAGAACCTATAATCAAATAGAGCACAGGTGATCCGAAGTAAGTCAGGAACGCTTTGTGCTCTTGTTGTATTCAAATGTTGTAGGGGTTATGGTTCGATACTAAGATCGAAATTGGGCTCACACATATAGTCGATCGGGTAGAGATCATCTCTCGCCGATATTAATGCACGAAGGTGCAGGTAACGATTATGGGGTTGCACCACAACATCACCGATAGAATAGGGGACAAGTTCAGCTACGACGAAAACGTCCTCTGCGTGGTTACATTTGAAGATTACGTTGTTCGGATTACATACTTCCTCCATATAACTGTAGGTCATGACATGGAAGGAACGTGCTTTCCAATTCGTCTTAATCACTTTATAGGACTGCGTCCGCACAAGATTGAGGTAACGCTCCAGTGAAAAGGTATGCTCGAACTGAGTGATATACCCCTTTTTATCCACATCAATCGTAAATTCTACGTCATAGCTTACATGAAACTCTTCCTTGTACGTTCCCTTCATCATCTTCATCGCATTAAAATATGATCCGAATTCGGGATCTTCTACATAGGGAATGGCAATGAGTTCAGCGTTAATGTGATGAGTAATCTCGCTGTTGCTGGAAATACCCGTATTAAACTTGGTAGGCTGAAGGTCAATTGACCCAATCATGCTCCCGGGGAAACCGGGACTGCAACTTATTCGCATAGTCATCCCCTTCGTTGTTAGTTAATCATTAGACGAAAGAATGAAGGTAAAGTTGCTCCAGAATAAGGAAATTGAGGCTGGGTATGAATGAACCTATTTCCAATCGCCTTGCTCTTTTGATACAGTATTCATAGTAAAACCCGTGAGGATATATTGTATATCGAACAATCACTTCAAGAACTGATGCACAATGCGTGCGCGGAGGCACGTTTCGATCAGATAATAATAATTCGTTTATTTTGAAAGGAGCCCATTCCATGAATGTGAAAGATAACTTGATTGAACAGCAGTCCCTAACTTTCGTAGGCATTAAAAGAACATTCTCTTGTGTGGATGGCGAGAATTTGAGAGAGATTCCAAAGATGTGGCAGGAAGCTTTGGCGGACGGAATAGAAGATCGTTTAAACGAGTTTAATAACGGGGCCGTCTCCGGTTTGGTCGGCATTTGTATAGATCAAAGGGAATTACATAGCGATCAAATGGAATACTGGATCGCAACCTCACACTCCGGGGAAGTACCTGAGGGTTTGTTCTCAATAGAGATTCCCGCGTCCCACTGGATGGTGTTTGAAGCCGATGAGTTGGCGCCAGAAGCGATACAGCAGTTGTGGAAGTATATTATGAGCGAATGGTTCGGAGCCACCCCTTACAAGCACGCAGGAATTCCGGAACTTGAGGTATACCCTGGTCAGGGTCTTCCTCCTCAAGTATGGATCCCTGTTAAACCGTTATCGTGATTTAACGGATAACATCGATCGGAAGGTAGTTCTGTCATTGGAGTGGCAAGTGTAAATAACCTTTAGTTCAATT contains these protein-coding regions:
- a CDS encoding DUF6366 family protein, coding for MDFREETPEEKRERLRQEELKGNPMGTFGDGINRAQFGSFADLVGGLGWKGTGILIILLVIGYVIYKLVF
- a CDS encoding LacI family DNA-binding transcriptional regulator — encoded protein: MAKIDDVARLAGVSKGTVSNVFSQKRPTSKKVTEKVLQISKELNYVPNHIARSLVTKKTMAIGLTIPHGKFFFSVFHNQFINGVILEASNYGYRVLLDMIAAEEVKTPSLASYPIDGAIVLGPTEEDDRINLLYQHDIPFVTIGKIINKGLQGVSTVNNDNKQVMRDICDYLLGLGHRNIMFLNAGEQMTVSIERSEEFVRVLQEHGVMIQPGMIHYKPGIHSDKYIKYGYDETLHNVKNPMGRVTAIIADDDRTAFSALNAINDAGLRVPEDISLFVICGDQSMMHQVRPSLTGMDLQPSELGVQSVRLLMHKLGILEGSYENNRIVLSKIIERNSCASIKN
- a CDS encoding oligopeptide/dipeptide ABC transporter ATP-binding protein: MTKPILEVLKLNKSFQVKSKKALFKKPKPIHILNEISFELLEGETLSIVGESGCGKTTLGRCIVRGVDASSGSVVYHAEDGKEVNYLNLKGKEIKAYRKDIQMIFQDPYSSLSPRMSVFDIIAEPLIANFKLSRTEVETKVMEIAEKTGLNVSYLKRYPHAFSGGQRQRIAIARALITQPRLIVCDEAVSALDVSIQAQIINLLKDLQEQFKITYIFISHDLSIVQNISDRVAVMHLGRIVELATTESLFSNPQHPYTEALMSAVPQPNPDYKKERIILEGEVPNPANPPSGCHFHPRCSYKTDKCIQHVPELREVGYNHFAACHYAEQLQLRGVPIETEDEVQSRTS
- a CDS encoding ABC transporter ATP-binding protein — translated: MATQAVDKEQPLLSVQDLKIRIQMENGVMNAVDGVDFNIYKGKTLGLVGESGCGKSLTSRSIISINPKECETSGTITYNSDSESNLHGLNLLSLKPTGKQIRSIRGRKISMIFQEPMTAFSPMYTIGNQIMEAIRIHQTRNKKEAKKIALEMLSKVGISDQAKRFDQYPHEFSGGMRQRAMISMALSCNPEILIADEPTTALDVTIQAQVLELMKSLQAEFGMAILLVTHDLGIIAEMCDEVAVMYLGRIVEQAPMREIFNNPKHPYTKGLLKSMPRLGGNKSKRLDSIEGSVPMPVNMPPMCGFYDRCKDRIEGVCNQQAVPKTAISDQHMVRCFLYADQREGEA
- a CDS encoding MgtC/SapB family protein, translating into MITFTSWVGNSVPFEYYVRILISAVLGLLIGFDRTHKNKPAGVKTYTFVTVASALITIVSIESVEVYGQLHNRTMMDPMRLAAQIVSGLGFLGAGLIMKAGFEVKGLTSAAMILFAGGVGIGTGAGFYGIVTFSMAVAFFFIRVGGWIEKWEHKKLVAKEEKKDLSA
- a CDS encoding GyrI-like domain-containing protein, translating into MNVKDNLIEQQSLTFVGIKRTFSCVDGENLREIPKMWQEALADGIEDRLNEFNNGAVSGLVGICIDQRELHSDQMEYWIATSHSGEVPEGLFSIEIPASHWMVFEADELAPEAIQQLWKYIMSEWFGATPYKHAGIPELEVYPGQGLPPQVWIPVKPLS